One window from the genome of Pseudoalteromonas sp. '520P1 No. 423' encodes:
- a CDS encoding winged helix-turn-helix transcriptional regulator, translated as MSISIKTRVLDRIDLAILDALQKNGRISNVNLAEQVNLSPSPCLDRVKKLEADGYIEGYFAKLNAEKLNQSLVSHVQVTLEKSTTEVFTEFRKHIFAIPQVVACDMVAGGYDYLLKIRVADMAQYREVLGDLVDIPGVSTHHTYMVIENIKHDDGVVVQES; from the coding sequence ATGTCTATTTCTATTAAAACTCGTGTACTAGATCGAATCGATTTAGCAATTTTAGATGCTTTACAGAAAAACGGTCGAATTTCGAACGTAAATTTAGCAGAGCAAGTGAATTTAAGTCCAAGTCCTTGTTTAGATCGCGTAAAGAAGCTAGAAGCTGATGGCTATATTGAGGGTTATTTTGCCAAGCTAAACGCAGAGAAACTAAATCAAAGCTTAGTATCTCATGTACAAGTGACACTTGAGAAATCAACCACAGAAGTATTTACAGAGTTTAGAAAGCATATTTTTGCGATACCGCAAGTAGTAGCGTGCGACATGGTGGCGGGAGGTTATGATTATTTGCTTAAAATAAGAGTTGCAGATATGGCGCAGTATAGAGAAGTTTTAGGTGATTTAGTTGATATACCGGGCGTTTCTACCCATCATACATATATGGTAATAGAAAATATCAAGCATGATGATGGTGTCGTAGTTCAAGAATCTTAA
- the putA gene encoding bifunctional proline dehydrogenase/L-glutamate gamma-semialdehyde dehydrogenase PutA, whose amino-acid sequence MLFNGNLKTDCEIRQKIRDFYRIDEDKVIDHILPLAEVGVSARSRAWERARQLVVNIREDQQGQGGVDALLIEFSLSSEEGIVLMCLAEALLRVPDSDTQDALIRDKLSGGDWSSHLGNSDSIFVNASSWGLLVTGKVVDYSDRSKEEQFGLLKKTIGRLGEPVIRRSVRVAMKIMGKQFVMGRNINEALERATEKEKNGYAYSYDMLGEGARTMTDAERYFQSYMNAIHVIGKAANGRGPIKSPGISIKLSALHPRYEFSHSERVVEELIPKVKELALVAKSYDIGFTVDAEEADRLDISLDIIEAVFSDNNLGDWNGFGLAVQAYQKRATFVIDWLVNLAHKAGRKMMVRLVKGAYWDTEIKTSQQDGLENFPVFTRKASTDVSYKACAIKLMNARDVIFPQFATHNAYSATTILEMAGDNHSNFEFQCLHGMGESLFKQIIAEDKVQCRIYAPVGEHEDLLAYLVRRLLENGANSSFVNAIVDETQPVETLLHDPVEKTQSLKNKANTQIALPIEIFGEERDNSKGMDLTDINHISPFKENLDKWFTENQISKSDVPEGAHAVLNPANHDEIIGHLTHHDEAQMKQLIVNSEAAYTDWSATPIAKRAELLRRTADILERHRDELIAICIKEAGKIPQDGIDEVREAVDFCRYYAARAEELAKDDRFEARGVILCISPWNFPLAIFLGQVAAAIVTGNTVIAKPAEQTSLVALRTIELMKTVGLPENVVQAVIARGSKVGQVIVPDTRVKAVMFTGSTETGTRISQTLAERGGDQVPLIAETGGQNCMIVDSTALPEQVVDDVISSGFQSAGQRCSALRVLFVQEEIADKVITMLKGALQELHIGNPAMLSTDVGPVIDQKAFDALNDHVEYLKGRSTLHYECKTPEMGDTGNFFFAPRLYEISDLSVLTKEVFGPCVHVIRFKGSDLENVINQVNATGFGLTMGIHTRIEERANYLAKMSRAGNVYINRNMIGAVVGVQPFGGRGLSGTGPKAGGPNYLTRLVTEKASPTSIQSTSVKATDTEMSNLPSAQEQVNKLLTNAMKVENLWRMAPLNDRISAIRQLLAKVATVEIVNELADDLALTLSDARTQLNNIEKRLAKATVLPGPTGESNMLYLEPRGCVACYADKDTSFNFWVLSIVTALATGNTVITVVSDLFHDEALAFRDKLISTGVAEGVLQVTKLSHLQSLLAHPKLAGSVIGSGCERKGFVSEQLAARSGAILPVISSEYYDTLINRLVTEKTVSIDTTASGGNTSLMTLTEED is encoded by the coding sequence ATGTTATTTAACGGCAACTTAAAAACAGATTGCGAAATTCGTCAAAAGATCCGCGATTTTTATCGCATTGATGAAGATAAAGTAATAGATCATATTTTACCATTAGCTGAAGTAGGTGTATCAGCAAGAAGCCGAGCATGGGAACGCGCGCGTCAACTAGTTGTTAATATACGTGAAGATCAACAAGGTCAAGGCGGTGTTGATGCTTTACTAATTGAATTTTCACTGTCTTCTGAAGAAGGCATCGTACTGATGTGTTTAGCTGAAGCTTTATTACGTGTGCCAGATAGCGATACACAAGATGCTTTGATCCGCGATAAACTATCAGGCGGCGACTGGAGTTCTCACTTAGGCAACAGCGACTCTATATTCGTAAATGCGTCATCTTGGGGCCTATTAGTAACAGGTAAAGTTGTAGACTACTCGGATAGAAGCAAAGAAGAGCAATTTGGCTTATTGAAAAAAACCATAGGCCGTTTAGGTGAACCTGTTATTCGTCGTTCTGTACGTGTTGCGATGAAAATCATGGGTAAACAGTTTGTAATGGGCCGTAATATTAACGAAGCCTTAGAGCGCGCTACTGAAAAAGAAAAAAATGGTTATGCCTACTCTTACGATATGTTAGGCGAAGGCGCTCGTACTATGACGGATGCTGAGCGTTACTTCCAAAGCTACATGAATGCGATTCATGTTATTGGTAAAGCGGCAAATGGTCGTGGCCCAATAAAAAGCCCAGGTATTTCAATTAAATTATCTGCACTTCATCCCCGTTATGAATTTAGCCATTCTGAGCGTGTTGTAGAAGAGTTAATTCCTAAAGTAAAAGAATTAGCACTCGTAGCTAAAAGCTATGATATAGGTTTTACAGTTGATGCAGAAGAAGCTGACCGTTTAGATATCTCTTTAGATATCATTGAAGCTGTTTTTTCAGATAATAATTTAGGTGACTGGAATGGTTTTGGTTTAGCTGTTCAGGCATACCAAAAACGCGCTACTTTTGTAATTGATTGGTTAGTAAACTTAGCACACAAAGCTGGCCGTAAAATGATGGTGCGCTTAGTAAAAGGCGCATATTGGGATACAGAAATTAAAACATCTCAACAAGATGGTTTAGAAAACTTCCCAGTATTTACACGTAAAGCATCTACAGATGTATCTTACAAAGCCTGTGCCATTAAGTTAATGAATGCACGTGATGTAATTTTTCCTCAATTTGCAACGCACAACGCATACTCAGCAACAACGATTTTAGAAATGGCTGGTGACAATCATTCTAACTTTGAATTCCAGTGTTTACACGGTATGGGCGAGTCTTTATTCAAGCAAATTATTGCTGAAGATAAAGTGCAATGTCGTATATACGCACCAGTAGGTGAACATGAAGACTTATTAGCGTACTTAGTACGTCGTTTACTTGAAAATGGTGCTAACTCGTCATTTGTCAATGCGATTGTTGATGAAACACAGCCAGTTGAAACTTTATTACATGATCCGGTAGAAAAAACACAGTCTCTTAAAAACAAAGCCAATACACAAATCGCACTACCGATTGAGATATTTGGTGAAGAGCGTGATAACTCAAAAGGCATGGATTTAACTGATATCAACCACATTTCACCTTTCAAAGAAAATCTTGATAAGTGGTTCACTGAAAATCAAATTAGTAAATCTGATGTACCAGAAGGTGCACATGCGGTTTTAAACCCTGCAAATCATGATGAGATTATTGGCCACTTAACCCATCACGATGAAGCACAAATGAAGCAGCTGATTGTTAATTCAGAAGCCGCTTATACTGATTGGTCTGCGACACCGATAGCAAAAAGAGCCGAGTTATTACGCCGTACAGCTGATATTTTAGAGCGTCATCGCGATGAGCTAATTGCTATCTGTATTAAAGAAGCGGGTAAAATCCCACAAGATGGTATTGATGAAGTACGTGAAGCAGTAGATTTCTGTCGTTATTACGCAGCTCGCGCCGAAGAGCTAGCAAAAGATGATCGCTTTGAAGCACGCGGTGTGATTTTATGTATCAGCCCATGGAACTTCCCGCTAGCTATTTTCTTAGGTCAAGTTGCTGCAGCGATTGTGACTGGTAATACAGTAATTGCTAAGCCAGCAGAGCAAACAAGTTTAGTAGCACTTCGTACTATTGAATTAATGAAAACTGTTGGCCTACCTGAAAACGTAGTACAAGCAGTTATTGCTCGCGGTAGCAAAGTAGGCCAAGTGATTGTGCCTGATACCCGTGTTAAAGCAGTAATGTTCACAGGTTCGACAGAAACGGGAACTCGTATCTCTCAAACACTGGCTGAACGTGGTGGCGATCAAGTGCCATTAATTGCTGAAACTGGTGGTCAAAACTGTATGATCGTCGATTCTACCGCTTTACCTGAGCAAGTTGTTGATGATGTGATTTCATCTGGTTTTCAAAGTGCAGGTCAACGTTGTTCAGCATTAAGAGTATTGTTTGTTCAGGAAGAAATTGCTGATAAAGTAATTACAATGCTCAAAGGCGCGCTTCAAGAACTACATATTGGTAACCCAGCAATGCTTTCAACAGATGTTGGTCCCGTAATCGATCAAAAAGCATTTGATGCATTAAATGATCACGTTGAGTACCTTAAAGGTCGCTCTACTTTACATTATGAATGTAAAACGCCAGAGATGGGTGATACAGGCAATTTCTTCTTTGCACCTCGTTTATACGAAATCAGTGACTTATCAGTACTAACAAAAGAAGTATTTGGCCCATGTGTTCATGTAATACGTTTTAAAGGCTCTGATTTAGAAAATGTTATAAACCAAGTTAATGCCACAGGTTTTGGTTTAACTATGGGTATTCATACTCGTATTGAAGAACGCGCAAATTACTTAGCTAAAATGTCTCGTGCCGGTAATGTTTACATTAATCGTAATATGATTGGCGCTGTTGTTGGTGTACAACCATTTGGTGGTCGCGGTCTATCTGGAACTGGCCCTAAAGCTGGTGGTCCAAATTACTTAACACGCTTAGTAACTGAAAAAGCATCACCAACAAGCATTCAGTCAACAAGTGTTAAAGCGACAGATACTGAAATGTCTAATTTACCTTCAGCGCAAGAGCAAGTAAATAAACTACTAACAAATGCAATGAAAGTAGAAAATTTATGGCGCATGGCACCGCTTAATGATCGTATTTCAGCCATACGTCAACTACTTGCAAAAGTAGCAACTGTTGAGATCGTAAATGAATTAGCCGATGATTTAGCACTGACGTTATCTGATGCGCGCACGCAATTAAACAACATTGAAAAACGCTTAGCTAAGGCAACTGTTTTACCAGGACCAACTGGCGAATCTAATATGCTTTACCTTGAGCCTCGCGGCTGTGTTGCATGTTACGCAGATAAAGATACTTCATTTAATTTTTGGGTGTTATCTATCGTTACAGCACTTGCTACGGGTAATACAGTGATCACAGTCGTTTCTGACTTATTCCATGACGAAGCTCTAGCATTTAGAGATAAATTAATTTCGACTGGTGTTGCTGAAGGTGTACTGCAAGTAACTAAATTAAGTCACTTACAATCACTTCTTGCACATCCTAAATTGGCTGGTTCAGTGATAGGCAGCGGTTGTGAGCGTAAAGGGTTTGTTAGTGAGCAGTTAGCTGCACGCAGTGGCGCGATTCTACCTGTGATCAGTTCTGAGTATTATGATACGTTAATTAATCGTTTGGTAACTGAAAAAACTGTAAGTATCGATACAACGGCCTCAGGTGGCAATACTTCTCTAATGACTTTAACTGAAGAAGATTAA
- a CDS encoding HD-GYP domain-containing protein, with protein MLQKLSIGQLQPGMFVNNVTKQNGSVQVKNQGWVRTQSSINNLIKSGILEVEIDSSKTIIEKTNNQTEEEEPINEAPYDPTYASVSLDKEINKAKKLYKEAKDLQTKAFKSIKAGRKVEIEPFKEVANSFIDSVFRNQDALACITRIREKEAYLLEHSINVSVLMTIFAKHLHIDREIIHELATGALLHDIGKIKIEDEILNKPGKFTDSEFDEMKNHARYSKETLEEAGLSGIAVEIAGYHHERLDGNGYPYGLKGDEISQYVRMISIVDVYDALTAKRVYKNDMPPIKAFKILKKDTPACFDEVLLNKFIACIGVHPVGTLVKLTSQKLGIVSKSNFQNPLKPCVKLFYSAKHHHHTEVKDIDLSKKNCTDEIERSVKPEDFNIELMHFFKTVFLN; from the coding sequence ATGTTACAGAAACTATCGATAGGTCAATTACAACCCGGAATGTTTGTCAATAATGTGACTAAGCAAAATGGCAGTGTTCAAGTTAAAAATCAAGGTTGGGTACGCACACAATCAAGCATTAATAATTTGATAAAATCAGGTATTCTTGAAGTCGAGATTGATTCAAGTAAAACGATTATTGAAAAAACAAATAATCAAACTGAAGAGGAAGAACCGATAAATGAAGCACCTTATGATCCAACATATGCAAGTGTTAGCCTAGATAAAGAGATTAACAAAGCTAAAAAACTTTATAAAGAAGCCAAAGATCTACAAACCAAAGCGTTTAAAAGTATAAAAGCAGGTAGAAAGGTTGAAATAGAACCTTTTAAAGAAGTCGCCAATAGTTTTATTGATTCAGTATTTCGTAATCAAGATGCACTTGCTTGCATTACCCGTATTCGAGAAAAAGAAGCTTATCTTTTAGAGCACTCTATCAATGTATCTGTATTAATGACAATTTTCGCCAAACACCTACATATAGACCGTGAAATAATTCATGAGCTAGCAACGGGTGCTTTGCTGCATGATATCGGAAAAATAAAAATTGAAGATGAAATTTTAAATAAACCAGGAAAATTCACAGATAGCGAATTTGATGAAATGAAAAATCACGCCCGCTATAGCAAAGAAACCCTCGAGGAGGCTGGATTATCAGGGATCGCTGTAGAAATTGCTGGTTACCATCATGAGCGACTTGATGGTAATGGCTACCCATATGGCTTAAAAGGAGATGAAATCAGCCAGTATGTTCGCATGATTTCAATTGTGGATGTATATGATGCGCTCACAGCCAAACGTGTTTATAAAAATGATATGCCACCAATCAAAGCATTTAAAATATTAAAAAAAGACACTCCAGCCTGTTTTGACGAAGTACTGTTAAATAAATTTATTGCATGTATCGGAGTTCATCCAGTGGGTACTTTAGTTAAATTAACCAGTCAAAAACTAGGTATTGTATCTAAAAGTAACTTCCAAAACCCTTTGAAGCCATGCGTTAAATTATTTTATAGTGCAAAACACCATCACCATACAGAAGTGAAAGATATTGATTTATCCAAAAAAAACTGCACGGATGAAATCGAAAGATCAGTAAAACCAGAAGATTTTAATATCGAATTAATGCACTTTTTTAAAACCGTATTTTTAAATTAA
- a CDS encoding general secretion pathway protein GspB, which yields MSYLLDALKQSEQGEVSRAAQNAKDTSQNYSQQKDLNFYRKLAFSLIAVLALVVILSVGFMAGRWFQESKIPTSNIVKQNSVEAINETLVTKPQAQTLTMPVQTAPVIVQQTMPTQYQLVPVQNNFNGQAYQPIVQNAYPNNQKLQVENTQQTQIDYSKYKVVGKPIEQLSTNVNSAQTNSDNNEIAKLPDSLKTAFARAVAATQENDSYEVTTATKDSAMAQPIQLLPDVIQSLIPEITYQAHIYATDASRRWIKLNNKELYEGDSLGPIKILEIAPEMTLMSIEGYRFSMSAMDDWLL from the coding sequence ATGTCATATTTATTAGATGCATTAAAGCAGTCAGAGCAAGGTGAAGTGAGCCGAGCTGCGCAAAATGCAAAAGATACAAGCCAAAATTATTCACAGCAAAAAGATTTGAATTTTTACCGTAAATTGGCTTTTTCATTAATAGCTGTATTGGCTTTAGTTGTTATTTTATCTGTTGGTTTTATGGCTGGAAGATGGTTTCAAGAGTCAAAAATTCCTACATCTAATATTGTAAAACAAAACTCTGTTGAAGCGATTAATGAAACATTAGTGACAAAACCACAGGCCCAAACATTGACCATGCCTGTGCAAACAGCGCCAGTTATTGTTCAGCAAACTATGCCAACACAATATCAATTAGTGCCAGTACAAAATAATTTTAATGGTCAAGCTTATCAGCCTATTGTCCAAAATGCGTACCCTAATAATCAAAAATTGCAGGTTGAAAATACACAACAAACACAGATTGATTACAGTAAATATAAAGTAGTTGGTAAGCCGATTGAGCAACTTTCTACAAACGTAAACAGTGCGCAAACTAATAGTGATAATAATGAAATCGCGAAATTACCAGACTCGTTGAAAACTGCATTTGCGAGGGCTGTTGCAGCAACCCAAGAAAATGATAGCTATGAAGTAACAACTGCAACCAAAGACTCAGCAATGGCGCAGCCAATTCAGTTATTGCCTGATGTAATACAAAGTTTAATTCCTGAAATTACTTATCAAGCTCATATTTATGCAACTGATGCTAGCAGACGTTGGATAAAATTAAATAATAAGGAATTGTATGAGGGAGATAGTTTAGGGCCTATAAAAATATTAGAGATAGCCCCTGAAATGACTTTAATGAGTATTGAGGGTTATCGCTTTAGTATGTCAGCTATGGATGATTGGTTACTTTAG
- a CDS encoding ExeA family protein, producing the protein MYLSFFGLEEKPFSIAPNPEYLFLSDRHKEALAHLTFGLGDAGGFVLLTGEVGTGKTTVTRCMLEELPDTTQVAFVLNPSLSELELLASICDELRIRYKKSDASLKNLTDKIKNRLLKNHQSGGHTMLIIDEAQHLAPAVLEQLRLLTNLETNHKKLLQIILVGQPELQQLLKRNELRQLAQRITARYHLLPLTEAQVFAYIQHRLHKAGTDAPIFATNSIKLIHQLTAGIPRLINLLCDRALMGAFANQQQYVNKLIVKQAATEVLPLQQEQEPSKITSPVMLSIAALLCITTGFALSFIF; encoded by the coding sequence GTGTATTTAAGCTTTTTTGGTTTAGAAGAAAAACCGTTTTCTATTGCCCCTAATCCAGAATACTTATTTTTAAGTGATAGACATAAAGAAGCTTTAGCGCATTTAACATTTGGCTTAGGTGATGCGGGAGGTTTTGTTTTGTTAACCGGTGAGGTTGGCACAGGTAAAACAACTGTTACTCGGTGTATGCTTGAAGAGCTGCCTGATACCACGCAGGTAGCCTTTGTATTAAACCCATCTTTGTCTGAGTTGGAGCTGCTTGCAAGTATTTGTGATGAGCTTCGCATTAGATATAAAAAATCTGATGCAAGTTTAAAAAATTTAACAGATAAAATTAAAAATAGACTGTTGAAAAACCATCAATCTGGTGGTCATACTATGTTGATTATTGACGAAGCACAGCATCTTGCACCTGCAGTATTAGAACAGTTAAGACTATTAACCAATTTAGAAACCAACCATAAAAAGCTATTGCAAATAATTCTAGTTGGTCAGCCGGAATTACAACAATTATTAAAACGTAATGAATTGCGCCAATTAGCACAAAGGATCACTGCGAGATATCACCTTTTACCTTTAACTGAGGCGCAGGTATTTGCTTATATTCAACATAGATTACATAAAGCGGGTACTGACGCTCCTATATTTGCAACTAATTCAATTAAATTGATCCATCAGCTTACAGCAGGGATCCCGAGGTTAATTAATTTATTATGCGATAGGGCACTGATGGGCGCATTTGCTAATCAGCAGCAATACGTTAATAAGCTCATAGTAAAACAAGCCGCAACAGAAGTGCTGCCTTTACAACAAGAGCAAGAGCCAAGTAAAATCACCTCTCCAGTAATGCTGTCTATTGCTGCATTATTGTGCATTACAACGGGTTTTGCTTTGTCATTTATTTTTTAA
- a CDS encoding CCA tRNA nucleotidyltransferase produces MKIYLVGGAVRDALLNRTIKERDYVVIGATIAQMKHQGFTQVGKDFPVFLHPKTKDEHALARTEKKQGSGYTGFICDFNPSITLEEDLIRRDLTVNAIAQDETGEIIDPYNGKADLKNKILRHVSSAFSEDPLRVLRVARFAARYQYLGFTIAEETMALMANMVTSGDLNTLTPERVWMEFDKSLSDGNFFTFLKVLDTIKALNCIAPSLNALFSDTKNELLSQRLVNTEVDSDILFSQLADFLSQEQVKQLITDLKLPNQYKELILLKHSHQADLLKADNLTGSEMLALFNKVDIWRRHDRFERLIKSLQGNALFTQIKCETLEKSYKIAAAVTAKQFVEQGIKGPEIGKAIMAEKLHLLEKFLANH; encoded by the coding sequence ATGAAAATATACTTAGTAGGTGGTGCTGTACGTGATGCATTATTGAATCGAACAATCAAAGAACGTGATTATGTGGTGATTGGCGCGACAATTGCTCAAATGAAACATCAAGGATTTACACAAGTCGGTAAAGACTTTCCGGTATTTTTACATCCAAAAACCAAGGATGAACACGCCTTAGCACGAACAGAAAAAAAGCAAGGCAGTGGCTATACCGGTTTTATATGTGATTTTAATCCTAGTATCACACTTGAAGAAGATTTAATTAGACGCGATCTCACAGTAAATGCTATTGCACAAGATGAAACAGGGGAAATAATCGACCCTTATAATGGTAAAGCTGATCTCAAAAATAAAATACTACGCCATGTATCTAGCGCATTTAGTGAAGACCCATTACGTGTTTTACGTGTTGCCCGCTTTGCTGCTCGCTATCAATATCTTGGTTTTACCATAGCAGAAGAAACCATGGCCTTAATGGCTAATATGGTTACAAGTGGTGACCTTAATACACTGACACCAGAGCGTGTATGGATGGAATTTGATAAATCATTATCTGATGGCAATTTTTTTACTTTCTTAAAAGTCCTAGATACTATCAAAGCGTTAAACTGCATTGCACCATCCCTCAATGCGCTATTTTCTGATACAAAAAATGAATTATTAAGTCAACGATTAGTTAATACAGAAGTTGACAGCGATATTCTATTTAGCCAACTCGCTGATTTTTTATCTCAAGAGCAAGTTAAACAATTAATTACTGATTTAAAGCTGCCAAACCAATATAAAGAATTAATACTTTTAAAACACAGCCATCAAGCTGACTTATTAAAAGCTGATAATCTTACTGGTAGTGAAATGCTTGCGTTATTTAATAAAGTAGATATTTGGCGACGACATGACCGCTTTGAGCGATTAATAAAATCTCTGCAAGGTAATGCATTATTTACACAAATCAAATGTGAGACATTAGAAAAATCATATAAAATTGCTGCCGCTGTAACTGCTAAGCAATTTGTTGAACAAGGCATTAAAGGCCCTGAAATTGGCAAAGCAATTATGGCTGAAAAGTTACATTTATTAGAAAAGTTTTTAGCTAATCATTAG
- a CDS encoding undecaprenyl-diphosphate phosphatase — MSIIEIIVLALIQGFTEFLPISSSAHLLLPSQVLGWQDQGLAFDIAVHVGTLIAVIMYFKKEVVDILSAWFKSLGSIETMKTKSTDDSKLGWWIILGTIPAALIGYLAKDFVELYLRNAWVVAITTIVFGLLLWYADVKGKQTKTIYQLNWKSALILGFSQAIAAVFPGTSRSGITITAGLMLGLNKQSAARFSFLLAIPIISMMGLYYTLELALSNEAVDWATLGLGTLLSFISAYACIYLFLKIIERMGMMPFVIYRLLLGIGLFIFLLY; from the coding sequence ATGAGTATTATCGAAATAATCGTATTGGCCTTGATCCAAGGTTTCACTGAATTTTTACCAATATCAAGCTCAGCGCATTTATTATTACCTTCACAAGTTTTGGGTTGGCAAGATCAAGGTTTAGCATTTGATATTGCAGTTCATGTAGGTACATTGATTGCCGTCATTATGTACTTTAAAAAAGAAGTGGTAGATATTCTTAGTGCTTGGTTTAAGTCTTTAGGCAGCATAGAGACAATGAAAACAAAGTCTACTGATGATAGTAAACTAGGGTGGTGGATTATACTCGGTACAATTCCTGCAGCATTAATCGGTTATTTAGCGAAAGATTTTGTAGAGCTTTATCTGCGTAATGCTTGGGTTGTCGCAATCACAACTATTGTTTTTGGTTTATTGCTTTGGTACGCAGATGTAAAAGGTAAACAAACAAAAACAATTTATCAATTAAATTGGAAATCAGCTTTAATTTTAGGTTTTTCGCAGGCTATAGCAGCTGTTTTTCCGGGGACTTCTCGTTCAGGGATCACAATTACAGCAGGTTTGATGCTAGGTTTAAATAAGCAAAGTGCAGCGCGTTTTTCATTTTTATTAGCGATACCAATTATTTCAATGATGGGTTTATATTACACATTGGAGCTGGCTTTAAGCAATGAAGCGGTTGATTGGGCGACTTTAGGTTTAGGTACATTATTATCTTTTATCTCAGCGTATGCCTGTATTTATTTATTTTTAAAAATAATAGAGCGTATGGGAATGATGCCATTTGTCATTTATCGTTTATTATTAGGTATAGGATTATTTATATTTTTACTTTATTAA
- the folK gene encoding 2-amino-4-hydroxy-6-hydroxymethyldihydropteridine diphosphokinase — MANIFISIGSNVDKELNIVNSIKTLKTHFPDLICSAVFESESIGFDGHNFYNLVAGANTDMSLNDVCSLLKQIERDNGRLPSDKKFSPRTLDLDLLFFDDVVCDSPAQLPRDEITKNAFVLWPLADIAAEFIHPINNLPIKNIWQKYDKTQQKLWKVELSFK; from the coding sequence ATGGCAAACATATTTATCAGTATTGGTTCTAATGTGGATAAAGAATTAAATATTGTAAATTCAATAAAAACATTGAAAACGCATTTTCCTGATTTGATTTGCTCTGCTGTTTTTGAAAGTGAATCGATTGGTTTTGATGGTCATAATTTTTATAATTTAGTTGCTGGCGCCAATACGGATATGTCATTAAATGATGTGTGTTCATTGTTAAAGCAAATAGAGCGAGATAATGGACGTTTACCATCGGATAAAAAATTCAGCCCAAGAACCCTTGATTTGGATTTATTATTTTTTGATGATGTTGTTTGTGATAGCCCTGCGCAATTACCAAGAGATGAGATCACTAAAAACGCCTTTGTTTTATGGCCATTAGCCGATATCGCAGCTGAATTTATACATCCAATTAATAATTTGCCAATAAAAAATATCTGGCAAAAATATGATAAAACGCAACAAAAACTATGGAAAGTGGAGTTATCTTTTAAATGA
- the folB gene encoding dihydroneopterin aldolase, protein MDKVFISQLHVDTIIGVYDFEKETKQSLFFDIEMLTDIRAAANSDDINDTVDYAVVSERIIKYVTAKPVELLETLVEQIAEFILSDFNVSEVKVRVSKPAAVKEANTVGVEIIRAVNNTRN, encoded by the coding sequence ATGGATAAAGTATTTATAAGCCAATTACATGTTGATACCATAATTGGTGTTTACGACTTTGAAAAAGAAACAAAACAAAGTTTGTTTTTTGATATTGAAATGTTGACGGATATTCGTGCAGCAGCTAATTCTGATGATATTAATGATACCGTTGATTATGCAGTTGTAAGTGAACGCATTATTAAATATGTCACAGCTAAACCTGTAGAATTATTAGAAACACTCGTTGAGCAAATTGCTGAATTTATTTTATCTGACTTTAATGTGAGTGAAGTAAAGGTTAGGGTCAGTAAACCCGCAGCGGTCAAAGAAGCAAATACAGTGGGTGTTGAAATCATTCGTGCAGTAAATAATACGCGTAATTAA
- the plsY gene encoding glycerol-3-phosphate 1-O-acyltransferase PlsY: protein MIAGLMFIFAYLLGSISSAILISKIFRLPDPRHFGSKNPGATNIYRLGGKFPAVLVMTFDILKGTVPVWGAYFLKVEPIYLGFIGIAACLGHMYPIFFGFKGGKAVATAFGTMLPIGLSLAGLLIFTWVLIVWLTGYSSLAALLTVAIAPIYTWFIKPLYTVPVLMLSVLIIFRHHENIVRLLKGEEPKVKDKKI from the coding sequence GTGATAGCTGGATTGATGTTCATATTTGCATACCTTTTGGGATCTATCTCATCTGCAATATTGATCAGCAAAATTTTTCGATTACCCGATCCGAGACATTTTGGTTCAAAAAATCCGGGCGCTACAAATATATACCGTTTAGGCGGTAAGTTTCCCGCCGTACTAGTAATGACTTTTGATATACTCAAAGGCACTGTGCCTGTTTGGGGCGCTTATTTTTTAAAGGTAGAACCCATATATTTAGGTTTCATCGGAATTGCTGCCTGCTTAGGTCATATGTATCCGATATTTTTTGGTTTTAAAGGCGGTAAAGCAGTCGCGACCGCTTTTGGTACTATGTTACCTATCGGTTTATCTCTGGCTGGTTTACTAATTTTTACTTGGGTATTAATAGTGTGGCTTACTGGATATTCATCACTTGCTGCATTATTAACGGTTGCCATTGCACCTATTTATACTTGGTTTATAAAACCTTTATATACAGTGCCTGTACTCATGTTAAGTGTACTCATTATTTTTAGACATCACGAAAATATTGTACGTTTGCTTAAAGGTGAAGAGCCAAAAGTAAAAGATAAAAAAATATAG